A single Aminobacterium mobile DSM 12262 DNA region contains:
- a CDS encoding aminotransferase class V-fold PLP-dependent enzyme, with protein MSIYLNNAATSWPKPQVVPQAMYDFMVNSGANLARGTAAKRDLGTMDLVLECREILSEFFHGFEDGDPRYVTFTANVTESINVVLKGYLKPGMRVLTSSMEHNASMRPLRRLEQRGIILSVLPCTQEGDLPLHVLTEALESSCDLVMINHASNVCGTIQDLEGIAKLCKSHNVPLVVDAAQTAGILPIDVAGLDIAALCFTGHKGLMGPQGIGGIVWRPDFAEQVDCFIEGGTGSFSHLEYQPDLLPDKFEAGTPNLPGIAGLRAAMKWLIAEGIHNIHAKEKALGSRFLKGIQQIPGVLLAGKKTMDRRLPVFPLNFQGLDHALVAADLVEKAGIETRPGLHCAPTAHKTLGTDSMGGALRISMGYFNTEKDIDCCLQVLQALLTVPMKF; from the coding sequence ATGTCCATCTATTTAAATAATGCAGCAACATCATGGCCGAAACCCCAAGTGGTTCCACAAGCTATGTACGATTTTATGGTGAATTCAGGAGCCAATTTAGCCAGGGGTACAGCAGCGAAACGAGATCTTGGCACTATGGATCTTGTGCTGGAATGTCGCGAAATCTTGTCAGAGTTTTTTCATGGATTTGAAGATGGAGATCCTCGTTATGTTACCTTTACTGCCAATGTAACTGAATCTATTAATGTAGTGCTTAAAGGTTATCTCAAACCAGGAATGAGAGTGCTTACAAGCAGTATGGAGCACAATGCTTCTATGCGCCCTCTCAGACGTCTGGAACAACGGGGCATAATCCTTTCTGTTCTTCCCTGCACCCAAGAGGGAGATCTTCCTCTTCACGTTTTAACAGAGGCTTTAGAAAGTTCTTGTGATTTGGTTATGATCAATCATGCAAGTAACGTATGCGGCACAATTCAAGATCTTGAGGGGATAGCAAAATTATGTAAAAGTCATAACGTTCCTCTTGTTGTGGATGCAGCTCAGACAGCAGGGATTCTCCCTATAGATGTAGCAGGTCTTGATATTGCTGCTCTTTGTTTTACAGGGCATAAAGGCCTTATGGGTCCCCAGGGTATTGGTGGCATTGTATGGCGCCCTGACTTTGCGGAACAAGTTGATTGTTTTATTGAAGGGGGAACAGGGAGCTTTTCTCACCTTGAGTATCAGCCAGATCTTCTTCCTGATAAGTTTGAAGCTGGGACCCCTAATTTGCCTGGCATTGCTGGCCTTCGGGCAGCAATGAAATGGCTTATAGCGGAGGGAATTCATAATATTCACGCCAAAGAAAAAGCTCTTGGATCTCGTTTCCTGAAGGGAATACAGCAAATTCCTGGAGTTCTTCTGGCAGGGAAAAAAACGATGGATAGGCGGCTCCCAGTCTTTCCTCTTAATTTTCAAGGTCTGGATCATGCTCTTGTGGCAGCCGATTTAGTAGAAAAAGCAGGTATCGAAACGAGGCCAGGCCTGCATTGCGCACCGACAGCCCACAAGACTCTTGGCACGGACAGCATGGGGGGAGCGCTGCGCATATCCATGGGCTACTTCAATACGGAGAAAGATATAGATTGTTGTCTTCAGGTCCTTCAAGCGCTTTTAACAGTACCTATGAAATTCTAA
- a CDS encoding DUF4234 domain-containing protein, whose translation MSSENVEKRQVCPSCGARNEGKTAYCAYCGTMLPKVQSVEGATEGVIAIKLPGERIAFKRISVGLVLFLSIITLGMYPAFWVFLRRNSFNQLKVSEKIQDWLALLPLILWGVSFVLGANEGEGEQILALLSFVTWVFLSFKMRKMLREYVAGFADEEALKSVARSGIMTFFFLIFYIQYHINRLIDIGVFKRAN comes from the coding sequence ATGTCGTCGGAGAACGTGGAAAAGAGGCAGGTGTGCCCTTCCTGTGGAGCCAGAAATGAAGGAAAAACAGCATATTGTGCTTATTGCGGAACTATGCTTCCAAAAGTACAGAGTGTTGAAGGGGCAACAGAGGGTGTTATTGCTATAAAACTACCTGGGGAACGAATAGCGTTTAAAAGAATTAGTGTGGGGCTTGTATTATTTCTCTCCATCATTACGTTAGGAATGTATCCGGCTTTTTGGGTTTTTTTAAGGCGAAATTCTTTTAATCAGTTGAAAGTAAGCGAAAAAATTCAAGACTGGCTCGCTCTCCTCCCCCTCATATTATGGGGTGTCTCTTTTGTTTTGGGAGCAAACGAAGGAGAAGGAGAACAAATTTTAGCCCTTCTGTCTTTCGTGACGTGGGTTTTCTTGTCCTTTAAAATGCGAAAAATGCTTCGTGAATATGTAGCTGGTTTTGCTGATGAGGAAGCATTGAAAAGTGTAGCGAGATCTGGCATTATGACCTTTTTCTTCTTGATTTTTTATATTCAGTACCATATAAATAGGCTTATTGACATCGGCGTCTTTAAAAGAGCAAATTAA